From Vreelandella neptunia, the proteins below share one genomic window:
- a CDS encoding SDR family NAD(P)-dependent oxidoreductase, whose product MTKRFENKVVVITGGSDGIGLATAKLFAIEGAHVYITGRRQELLDEAVKEIGHGAVGVPGDVTNSADVTRLYERIQRDHQKVDVVFANAGIYEVIPLDAIEDTHFDSTFNVNVKGMVFTVQKALPLMTGGSTVVLNGSIAGSKGLPGQSLYNASKAAVRSFARSWTNDLKERGIRVNVVSPGGTETRLIRSYLDSQPEVEEALNKSVPLGRLGEPNEVARAVLFLASSESSFVAGHELFVDGGVAAV is encoded by the coding sequence ATGACGAAACGCTTCGAAAACAAAGTTGTGGTGATAACGGGAGGCAGCGACGGCATCGGACTCGCAACGGCGAAACTTTTCGCCATCGAAGGTGCGCACGTGTACATCACAGGGCGCCGGCAAGAACTACTCGACGAAGCTGTGAAAGAGATCGGCCACGGGGCGGTTGGCGTGCCGGGTGACGTCACCAACTCTGCCGACGTCACTCGGCTTTACGAACGGATCCAACGCGATCACCAAAAGGTCGATGTCGTGTTTGCCAATGCGGGCATTTACGAGGTCATTCCACTCGATGCGATCGAGGATACGCATTTCGACTCGACCTTCAACGTCAATGTGAAAGGCATGGTGTTCACTGTGCAAAAAGCACTACCGCTGATGACAGGGGGAAGTACTGTCGTGCTCAACGGCTCTATCGCTGGCAGTAAAGGCCTGCCAGGCCAGTCTCTTTATAACGCCAGCAAGGCAGCAGTGCGCTCTTTCGCCCGAAGCTGGACGAATGACCTTAAGGAGCGAGGCATCCGCGTGAACGTGGTCTCGCCCGGTGGAACAGAAACACGCCTGATACGGAGCTACCTCGACTCGCAACCGGAAGTCGAAGAGGCGCTAAATAAAAGCGTTCCGCTTGGGCGGTTGGGGGAACCTAACGAGGTAGCAAGAGCAGTCCTCTTCCTGGCATCAAGCGAGAGTAGCTTTGTCGCTGGACATGAACTGTTTGTCGATGGCGGTGTGGCTGCGGTTTAG